The following are encoded in a window of Arcobacter arenosus genomic DNA:
- the purN gene encoding phosphoribosylglycinamide formyltransferase: MKRIGILSSHNGSGFDTIQKACEEKILDAQVVLVISNNSNAKVLEKASEKDVPNFLINSKKYPDEDLDLKITNLMKEFKVDYIFLSGYMKKIEKNLVSTFENKIINSHPALLPKFGGKGMYGTFVHEAVIKEKEKESGCTIHFVNENYDEGKFILQKSIKLEEDETVDSLEEKIKTLESKTIIEALKTLTNK, translated from the coding sequence ATGAAAAGAATTGGGATATTATCATCTCATAATGGAAGCGGTTTTGATACTATACAAAAAGCCTGTGAAGAAAAAATTTTGGATGCGCAAGTTGTGTTAGTAATATCAAATAATTCTAATGCAAAGGTTTTAGAAAAAGCTAGTGAAAAAGATGTACCAAATTTTTTAATAAATTCAAAAAAATACCCAGATGAAGATTTAGACTTAAAAATAACAAATCTTATGAAAGAGTTTAAAGTAGACTATATATTTTTATCTGGATATATGAAAAAGATTGAGAAAAACTTGGTAAGTACATTTGAAAATAAAATTATAAACTCTCACCCCGCACTTTTACCAAAATTTGGAGGTAAAGGGATGTATGGTACCTTTGTACATGAAGCGGTTATTAAAGAAAAAGAAAAAGAATCAGGTTGTACTATTCATTTTGTAAATGAGAATTATGATGAGGGAAAATTTATTTTACAAAAAAGTATTAAACTTGAAGAAGATGAAACAGTAGACTCTTTAGAGGAAAAAATTAAAACTTTAGAATCTAAAACAATTATTGAGGCTTTGAAAACCTTAACAAATAAATAA
- a CDS encoding DUF711 family protein, whose protein sequence is MISENLKNKDLCKIRTITSFITLSNDKKTWEEAIKKVAMFSKELLNDFNSQGYEVQSVRIVTNAFGEYLNTTSLENTIEDMNYLSKLLNSDSFPDIRIRFAIGEAQSEKEIEMIPQLIKLFGDICNICVNVPTDNLGFPDNNLTLKCAKVVKDISKITTNAEGNFNFTINYNCKAHIPYFPASYHNSSDVDCFAIGFESPDLLVEALKTLDENTDHNKKWENAFEVMKNSLQYHVDNALKIVENCQHENKTKFIGIDSSAAPSKNCSSMVDVYKLLGVEYFGAAGCIEASAMLTKVFKSIKGCDLIGFSGLMLAVIEDEGLAEATKKNQFDIRSLLTYSSVCGIGLDTVPIEGDSTIEKIADICRDTGMMAFKLNKPLTVRVFPVPNLKAGDITKFESDDLCNAAVLRIP, encoded by the coding sequence ATGATTAGTGAAAATTTAAAAAATAAAGATTTATGTAAAATAAGAACTATAACTTCCTTTATAACTTTGTCAAATGATAAAAAAACATGGGAAGAAGCTATAAAAAAAGTAGCTATGTTTAGTAAAGAATTATTAAATGACTTTAATTCTCAAGGATATGAGGTTCAAAGTGTTAGAATTGTAACCAATGCCTTTGGAGAATATTTAAATACTACAAGTTTAGAAAATACAATAGAAGATATGAATTATTTATCTAAACTTCTTAATAGTGATTCTTTTCCAGATATAAGGATTAGATTTGCAATTGGTGAAGCACAAAGTGAAAAAGAGATTGAAATGATTCCCCAATTAATTAAATTATTTGGAGATATTTGTAATATTTGTGTAAATGTACCAACTGATAATTTAGGATTTCCTGATAATAACTTAACATTAAAGTGTGCAAAAGTAGTAAAAGATATTTCAAAAATAACAACAAATGCAGAAGGGAATTTTAATTTTACTATAAACTATAATTGTAAAGCACATATTCCTTATTTTCCAGCTTCATATCATAATAGTAGTGATGTTGATTGTTTTGCAATAGGTTTTGAATCTCCTGATTTGTTAGTTGAGGCTTTAAAAACTTTAGATGAAAATACTGACCATAATAAAAAATGGGAAAATGCCTTTGAAGTTATGAAAAATTCTTTACAATACCATGTGGATAATGCCTTAAAAATAGTGGAAAATTGTCAACATGAAAATAAAACAAAATTTATAGGAATAGATAGTTCAGCAGCTCCATCAAAAAATTGTAGTTCAATGGTTGATGTTTATAAACTTTTGGGAGTTGAATATTTTGGTGCAGCTGGTTGTATAGAAGCATCGGCAATGTTAACTAAGGTGTTTAAATCAATAAAAGGTTGTGACTTAATTGGTTTTTCTGGTTTAATGTTAGCAGTTATTGAAGATGAGGGTTTAGCTGAAGCTACAAAGAAAAATCAATTTGATATAAGATCATTGCTTACTTATTCATCGGTTTGTGGAATAGGGCTTGATACAGTGCCTATTGAGGGTGACTCTACAATTGAAAAAATAGCAGATATATGTAGAGATACTGGAATGATGGCATTTAAATTAAATAAACCATTAACTGTTAGAGTTTTTCCAGTACCTAATTTAAAAGCTGGAGATATCACAAAATTTGAAAGTGATGATTTATGTAATGCCGCTGTTTTAAGGATTCCATAA
- the ruvC gene encoding crossover junction endodeoxyribonuclease RuvC, which produces MKILGIDPGTRNCGYAVIEKNGREIKLLEAGLVKIKTKILQEQIVEMCEGLEIIFKKYDLDEVAIEDMFYAFNPKTVIKLAQFRGAISLKVLQEFGHFSEYTPLQVKQAVTGNGKAQKEQVAFMVKRLLGIKKEIKPLDITDAIAIALTHSQRIKG; this is translated from the coding sequence GTGAAAATCTTAGGAATTGATCCTGGAACAAGAAATTGTGGTTATGCAGTTATTGAAAAAAATGGAAGAGAAATAAAACTGCTTGAAGCAGGTCTTGTAAAAATAAAAACAAAAATACTTCAAGAGCAAATTGTGGAGATGTGTGAAGGTTTAGAGATAATATTTAAAAAATACGATTTAGATGAAGTTGCAATTGAAGACATGTTTTATGCCTTTAACCCAAAAACAGTAATAAAATTAGCTCAATTTAGAGGAGCAATCTCATTAAAAGTATTACAAGAGTTCGGGCATTTTTCTGAATATACACCATTACAAGTAAAACAAGCGGTAACAGGAAATGGAAAAGCACAAAAAGAGCAGGTGGCTTTTATGGTTAAAAGATTACTTGGAATAAAAAAAGAGATAAAACCACTTGATATTACAGATGCAATTGCTATAGCACTTACTCATTCTCAAAGAATTAAAGGTTAA